The following are encoded together in the Lactuca sativa cultivar Salinas chromosome 1, Lsat_Salinas_v11, whole genome shotgun sequence genome:
- the LOC111905532 gene encoding sphingolipid delta(4)-desaturase DES1-like encodes MAANEFFWSYSDEPHASRRRQILARYPQIRQLFGPDPWALLKVILVVSLQLCTAIYLHDVGWTKILTVAYFFGSFLNHNLFLAIHELSHNLAFSNPIYNRFLGIFANLPIGVPMSVTFQKYHLEHHRYQGVDGVDTDIPTLIEARLVKNIVTKCIWVLLQLFFYALRPLLVNPKRPGKWEFLNVIIQIGLDACMICFSGWRSFSYMILSTFVGGGMHPMAGHFISEHYVFDKKEGQETYSYYGPLNIMSWHVGYHNEHHDFPRIPGCRLHKVREIAPEYYDNLDSYRSWSHVIYSYIADNSLGPFSRIKRNLSTKNK; translated from the exons ATGGCGGCGAATGAGTTTTTCTGGTCGTATTCAGATGAACCACACGCTTCTCGCCGCCGTCAGATCCTCGCCCGATACCCCCAAATCAGACAACTCTTTGGTCCTGATCCATGGGCTCTCCTCAAG GTAATTCTTGTTGTTTCGCTTCAACTATGCACCGCCATATACCTCCACGACGTTGGGTGGACGAAGATACTCACGGTGGCCTACTTTTTTGGATCTTTTCTCAACCACAATCTTTTCTTAGCCATTCATGAACTAAGTCACAATCTTGCTTTCTCTAATCCGATCTATAACCGTTTCCTTGGGATCTTCGCTAACCTCCCTATTGGGGTACCAATGTCAGTCACTTTCCAAAAATACCACCTTGAACACCACCGTTACCAAGGTGTTGACGGGGTTGACACAGACATCCCTACCCTAATAGAAGCACGCTTGGTAAAAAACATCGTCACTAAATGCATATGGGTACTCTTACAACTATTCTTTTACGCCCTTAGACCATTACTAGTCAACCCTAAACGCCCTGGAAAATGGGAATTCTTGAATGTTATCATCCAAATCGGCCTTGATGCTTGTATGATTTGCTTCTCGGGGTGGAGATCTTTCAGTTACATGATCCTTTCAACGTTTGTTGGAGGTGGAATGCACCCGATGGCGGGGCATTTCATCTCCGAGCACTACGTATTCGACAAGAAAGAAGGCCAGGAGACGTATTCGTATTATGGTCCGTTAAATATAATGTCATGGCACGTAGGGTACCATAACGAGCACCATGATTTTCCAAGAATACCAGGTTGTAGGCTTCATAAAGTAAGGGAAATCGCACCCGAATACTACGACAACTTAGATTCTTATAGGTCTTGGAGCCATGTGATATACTCTTACATAGCAGATAATTCTTTGGGACCATTTAGCAGGATAAAGAGAAACCTCTCCACAAAGAACAAGTAG